The Sporosarcina sp. Te-1 DNA window GCTCGTTAAGGATTACTTAGGAGAGCCAGCCATCGTCTATTCGGATTTGGTTGTTGAAGTTACGGATAAACAGGGATTACGTATCCAGTCCAAGGATCAGCGATTGGTTATCGGAAAGTTCGAAGTCCCCCTACCCTATCCTTTTCAAGGACTCGCAACGGTTTATGAAGGGTACGATGAATTGCGTGACGTTTACACAATTCATGTCCGTGTCCGTAATCCGTTGATCGGCCATCTCTTTTCCTACAAAGGGGAGTTTGTGCAAGATGCGTAACTTTGTCCTGCTTCATATTATTCTATTTTTACTGATTACCTTTGCGAGTCCTGAGCCCTGGCCGTTTCTCCTTCTCACTTCAGCACAAATAGTCTATGTTCCTATTGTGCTGAAGCTTGTAATGAAGAATGATTGGTTTGACCGGGTTTATCTATACTTCGCCGTTCCTGCTTATGTCTCAATTGCAATCCTGCAAATCTCACATGTATCGTGGGCTGTCGTACCAGCCTCCATTTATTTAGCATTTACCCTCGTGGTCGCAATATATGGGCTCACACGTTTTTTACAAAGGGGATTTACGAACTTTGAAGAATTTGCAATTGATGCTGGGATGGTCTATATCGCGATGGGGGGTGCTTGGTTCTTCGCCTATACCGTCGATATCAACACTGGATTTACACCTCTTCTGACCTGGTTGACAGCAATCCATTTCCATTACTCAGCATTTTTATTGCCCATTTTTATCGGATTGGCCGGCCGCATTTCAAAACCGTCCCGTTTCACTCTTTATGCAGGGCTCCTGCTAATTGCCCCTATGTTGACAGCCATAGGCATCACGTTTTCAAGATGGGTAGAATTGCTTGCCGTTTTGGTCTATATTGTCGGATTGGTTGGAATGAATTTCGTTGTGTGGAGAATTAACCGGTTTCAACCGGTCCAGAAATGGTTCATTCGCATCTCGTTTTCCTCATTAGTGCTGACCATTTTGTTTTCCTTGCTCTATGTATTAGGGAATGGTTTCGGGTTAACGACCATGACAATCGATGATATGTTGCGTTTCCACGGTGTCTTGAATTGCGTCCTATTTGCTTTATTTGGAGTGATTGGCTGGTTATTGAGTGTTCCGAAACCTATTTATCAACCACTCACATTTCCAGTTAGCAGCATACGTGGAAAGCCAGTAGTCGAGCAATTAGGTGTTGCCGGAAGCGGTACAGGTCTCGTGGATGATATGAAGCTGTATCAGTTACGTAAGGCGTCCAATCAAATAGTCGATTTTTATGAACATACAAAGGATTATCGTCTATTCGCAACAGTCAGATGGCATGCATGGTTCAAGCCCTTTGCTTGGATCTATTCATGGATCAGCCGAAGAACGGAGCAGATTAATTTGCCGACGCACGGCCGACAGGTGGAAATGACAGGAGATGTGATTCAACTTCATGACCAGTTGGATGACAGGGAAAGCGTGAGAGCATGGATCCGAAAAGTGGAGGAACAATATGCCTTCATCGCTCTTTATTCGTATCATATCTCAGCGGCAGGCAAGCCGTATATGAATATTGCACTGCCGCTTCCTTTTACTAATATGACGGGTATCTTAGAATTGATGGATACCAATGAAGGTTTGATTTTGACAAGTGAACGTTCCTCCGCTACGTCGGATGCAGGCATTTATTTAATTGGCAAGAGGGGTCATCGATTTAGATTGCCACTGGAGGAAAAGTTTCTAGTGAGAGAAGTTGGAGCTGGTAACTTACAAGCTACCCATAAGATGAAAATTGTTTCGGTCCCCTTTTTAACAATCAATTACAGTATCCATAAACTAAACTAAAACGGCGAGGGGCTCCCCCGCCGTTTCATTAGTATGATTACTGCTCCCCTACTTCTTTCATCAAGCCCTTGTTCCCTTTAGACAAAATATTTTCATAGTCGATATACTCGTATATATCATCACGAATGGAATCGCTGAATGAAGCGAGTTCTTCCACCGTTAAATCCTCGATCGCCTTGTTCTCTGTTTCGCAATAAAGGATGATTTTCCCGACAATCTCATGGGCATCTCGGAAAGGTGTCCCTTTGCTGACGAGGTAATCGGCCACTTCCGTCGCATTCAAAAATCCGCCTTTGATGGCCGCTTTCATCCGATCTTCATTGACAGTTAACGTATCGATCATTTTGGACATGATCTCCATGCAATCGAGTACAGTATCGAGCGCATCGAAAAATTGTTCCTTATCTTCTTGCATATCTTTGTTATAAGTCAATGGCAATCCCTTCAACGTCGTCAACAAAGCGAATAACGAGCCATAGACCCGGCCAGTCTTCCCACGGATTAATTCAGCCGCGTCCGGATTCTTCTTTTGCGGCATAATGCTGCTGCCGGTTGAATAGGCGTCCGCCATTGTAATGAATTTGAATTCTTGGCTGCTCCATAAGATCAATTCTTCACTCAGGCGGCTCAGGTGCATCATAATAATGGAAAAGTCGGACATCAGCTCCAGCATATAATCGCGATCACTCACACCATCGAGAAAGTTATCGACGGGTTTTGAGAAATTCAACAGCATCGTCGTGACATTGCGATCGATTTCATGTGTAGTGCCGGCAAGCGCTCCGCAGCCCAATGGATTTTCGTCCAACAATTCCATTGCGTTGGCAATCCTTTTTTTATCCCGCTTGAACATTTGCTCGTAAGCACCCAAATGATGTCCAAAGGTGACGACTTGTGCACGTTGCAGATGCGTATATCCCGGCATAATGACATTATTTGTTTTTGCCTTCGCATGCAACGAATCGATAAGTGCTTGAAGGCCATCCATCACTTCTAGCGCTTTGTTCTTTGCGTACAGACGCATGTCCACTGCCACTTGGTCATTCCGGCTGCGGGCTGTATGCAGCTTTTTCCCTGTTTCTCCGACACGTTCCGTCAAATGTACTTCAATGAATGAGTGAATATCCTCATAATCCCCTTCAATCGGAAGCACACCCGTTTCGATGTCATGCAAGATCGACTCAAGACCTTGAACGAGAAGATCGCCTTCTTCCGGCGACAGCAAATCGCAATGCACCAGCATTGTCACATGCGCCAGACTCCCTGCAATGTCCTCTTTATACAGTCTGTAATCAACAGGCAGCGATGTATTGAACTGCTCCATGATTTCATCTGCCCGGCTTGTAAAACGCCCACCCCATAGTTTCATGTATATTCAACCTCTTTCTTGTATATTTATTCATAGTTTGTAGTATAATGATTTTCCGCACAGAACGCAAGGAGACGTAAACTTCATTCCCATCCATCGTACTACAAAAATAGGATTGAGTGATGTAATGCGTAACCATTTGCAGTTGATTCAAAAAGTTGCTCGCCTGAACTGGGAATGGTATGCTAGAGAGACCGAATGATAAATGAGGGATACCTTTGACTATATTCAACTTACAATACAATGACTGTTTAAATTTCTGAACCCTTGACAACTCTATGTCAAGGGTTTTTGTTTCCTAGGGGAAAATTAGTATTGGAGGGCTAACATTGTTGAATACTGGACATCATCACGGACATTCTGTTGCTTCTCTCGTTGCTATTTGGATCAGCCTCATGAGCAACATTGTCCTCACCGTATTAAAAATTATTGTCGGCATCCTGTTTAACAGTCCCGTCCTCTTAGCAGACGGCTTTCATAATGCCGGGGATGTGGCTGCTTCTGCCGCCGCTCTCACGTCCATGCGCATTTCAAAAAGACCTGCGGATGAAGACCATCCTTACGGGCACGGCAAAGCAGAAGTAATCGGCTCGGGTATTGTGGCCATCATTCTCGGAATTGCGGCTTTGTATATTGCGTACGAATCCATTACGACCTTCTTTGAAGAGCCGGCAAAGGCTAGTGTTATCGCATTAATTACAGCGATCGTTTCACTCGTCTGGAAGCAGGTCCTCTATGTATACACCATGCGTGTCGGTAAGAAAACGAACAGTAAAGGGCTTATTGCCACCGCATACGATCATTTGGCGGATGTGTATGCATCGCTGGCAGCTGTTGTAGGGATCGGATTGGCGTTAATCGGTGATATTTATGACATTGGCTTCCTATCGTATGGCGACCCGTTTGCTGGTGTTGTCGTATCAGTCTTGGTCTTGCGTCTCGCCTACGAAATCGGAAAAGAATCCATTGATATTTTGATGGAGAAAAATGTAAGCCATGAGCGTCTGGAAGAGTTCGCGAAACTGATCCGCACATTCCCCGAAGTAAAACGGATCGATCGACTGCGGGCACGGGAACACGGCCATTATATTCTTGTTGATGTCCGCGTTGGAGTCAGTGGTGAACTGACCATCCAAGAAGGGCATGACATTTCGAGCGCCATTCGGAACTTGATAGTGAATGAACATGATGACGTCGATGAAGTACTTGTCCATTTGAATCCATGGTACCCCGATGAAAAATAGACCATGCTTCCACGGATGCGCTATACTGGTGAATGAAAAGGAGTTGCTCTTATGTTAAAGAAACGAATGGAGGAACGGTTAGCGTCAACAGATGGACCCGTTTCCCTTTTTCCAATTGAGAAAGAATATGCACTGCGGCACGGTTTGATTTCCAATCAAGATATAACGGATAAGGAGTGGCGGTTCCAAGCGATTGAACGCTGCTTGAAAGAAACGGAAGAGATGGTTCAAGAGGAATCCGAACGTTTCTTGGATAACCCGATTTCCATATTGCATAAACCCATCGAGGAGTTTCTTTATGTAGAATCGGATGCTTTTCAGATGGTGAAGGTGGAAGGAATCGCATTGGAAGTGGATGATGTTTTTAAGGTGTATACTGCCCTCTTTGGCCTGCAGCTTCAGAAAAAATGGCAGAATCATATCCAGTCTTTTATGGACAGCAAATTACCCGACGGTTCTTGCAGTCTCCTATTTGATTCGGACGGCACGTTTAGCGTGAACATCTCCCTGA harbors:
- a CDS encoding cation diffusion facilitator family transporter, whose amino-acid sequence is MLNTGHHHGHSVASLVAIWISLMSNIVLTVLKIIVGILFNSPVLLADGFHNAGDVAASAAALTSMRISKRPADEDHPYGHGKAEVIGSGIVAIILGIAALYIAYESITTFFEEPAKASVIALITAIVSLVWKQVLYVYTMRVGKKTNSKGLIATAYDHLADVYASLAAVVGIGLALIGDIYDIGFLSYGDPFAGVVVSVLVLRLAYEIGKESIDILMEKNVSHERLEEFAKLIRTFPEVKRIDRLRAREHGHYILVDVRVGVSGELTIQEGHDISSAIRNLIVNEHDDVDEVLVHLNPWYPDEK
- a CDS encoding branched-chain amino acid aminotransferase → MLKKRMEERLASTDGPVSLFPIEKEYALRHGLISNQDITDKEWRFQAIERCLKETEEMVQEESERFLDNPISILHKPIEEFLYVESDAFQMVKVEGIALEVDDVFKVYTALFGLQLQKKWQNHIQSFMDSKLPDGSCSLLFDSDGTFSVNISLNGLDGFDEKLPIRKVVPLIYKFLFELLETFEAEN
- a CDS encoding YndJ family protein, which codes for MRNFVLLHIILFLLITFASPEPWPFLLLTSAQIVYVPIVLKLVMKNDWFDRVYLYFAVPAYVSIAILQISHVSWAVVPASIYLAFTLVVAIYGLTRFLQRGFTNFEEFAIDAGMVYIAMGGAWFFAYTVDINTGFTPLLTWLTAIHFHYSAFLLPIFIGLAGRISKPSRFTLYAGLLLIAPMLTAIGITFSRWVELLAVLVYIVGLVGMNFVVWRINRFQPVQKWFIRISFSSLVLTILFSLLYVLGNGFGLTTMTIDDMLRFHGVLNCVLFALFGVIGWLLSVPKPIYQPLTFPVSSIRGKPVVEQLGVAGSGTGLVDDMKLYQLRKASNQIVDFYEHTKDYRLFATVRWHAWFKPFAWIYSWISRRTEQINLPTHGRQVEMTGDVIQLHDQLDDRESVRAWIRKVEEQYAFIALYSYHISAAGKPYMNIALPLPFTNMTGILELMDTNEGLILTSERSSATSDAGIYLIGKRGHRFRLPLEEKFLVREVGAGNLQATHKMKIVSVPFLTINYSIHKLN
- the argH gene encoding argininosuccinate lyase, which produces MKLWGGRFTSRADEIMEQFNTSLPVDYRLYKEDIAGSLAHVTMLVHCDLLSPEEGDLLVQGLESILHDIETGVLPIEGDYEDIHSFIEVHLTERVGETGKKLHTARSRNDQVAVDMRLYAKNKALEVMDGLQALIDSLHAKAKTNNVIMPGYTHLQRAQVVTFGHHLGAYEQMFKRDKKRIANAMELLDENPLGCGALAGTTHEIDRNVTTMLLNFSKPVDNFLDGVSDRDYMLELMSDFSIIMMHLSRLSEELILWSSQEFKFITMADAYSTGSSIMPQKKNPDAAELIRGKTGRVYGSLFALLTTLKGLPLTYNKDMQEDKEQFFDALDTVLDCMEIMSKMIDTLTVNEDRMKAAIKGGFLNATEVADYLVSKGTPFRDAHEIVGKIILYCETENKAIEDLTVEELASFSDSIRDDIYEYIDYENILSKGNKGLMKEVGEQ